The following proteins are co-located in the Candidatus Acidiferrales bacterium genome:
- a CDS encoding polysaccharide biosynthesis/export family protein → MIRKQVLSSANRLSLMITFAVLVIAGPLYGQGASQDPKLVQQNPKTAEELNQRLEQLRLSLTPRDSSGRSEDYSIGPEDLLEISVFEAPELNRSVRVSAGGEIALTLLGPV, encoded by the coding sequence ATGATTCGCAAGCAGGTTCTGAGTTCAGCAAATCGTCTATCCCTGATGATTACCTTCGCAGTTCTTGTGATCGCGGGGCCCTTATATGGCCAGGGTGCATCGCAAGACCCGAAGCTTGTCCAGCAGAATCCAAAGACCGCAGAAGAGCTCAATCAGCGGCTCGAGCAGTTGCGCCTTAGCCTGACCCCTCGTGATTCCTCTGGTCGCAGCGAGGACTACTCCATCGGGCCGGAAGACCTGTTGGAGATCTCTGTCTTTGAAGCGCCGGAGCTGAACCGTTCCGTGCGGGTTTCGGCGGGCGGAGAAATCGCGCTCACCTTGCTTGGTCCGGTG
- a CDS encoding FecR domain-containing protein, protein MVAKAPLAVAFSVLLALPPLSLAGSPAVVGKMNMKGRVEINGTAAPAESTVFAGDRISTGNETALGLSLTGGDQVLLPSQSAVQVDRAGQQITVALERGALAVVNRSDQPLLVRAGGVEIQAAGPSGGLYEVAISGGNLKVLARKGTAMVRASNRTVEVKEGTTLEATVPTPALAAGGLGPLWTVVLVASAAAGITGLVLGVQALNRAQPQDCVVVSPNRPQIVCP, encoded by the coding sequence ATGGTAGCCAAAGCACCCTTGGCAGTTGCCTTTTCTGTACTGCTGGCCCTCCCGCCACTCTCTCTGGCCGGCTCGCCGGCCGTGGTGGGCAAGATGAACATGAAAGGACGAGTCGAAATCAATGGCACCGCAGCCCCGGCCGAATCCACGGTCTTTGCCGGGGACCGGATCTCCACCGGCAATGAGACCGCACTGGGTCTATCGCTGACCGGCGGCGATCAGGTTCTCCTGCCCTCGCAGAGCGCCGTTCAGGTCGATCGCGCCGGACAACAGATCACTGTCGCCCTTGAGCGCGGCGCGCTGGCGGTGGTCAACCGCAGCGACCAGCCGCTTTTGGTGAGGGCTGGTGGCGTTGAGATTCAGGCCGCAGGGCCATCGGGTGGCCTATATGAAGTCGCCATTTCAGGCGGCAACCTCAAGGTGTTGGCACGCAAGGGTACGGCCATGGTGCGCGCTTCCAACCGCACCGTCGAAGTCAAGGAAGGGACAACCCTGGAAGCCACCGTCCCCACCCCGGCCCTGGCGGCAGGCGGGCTTGGCCCGCTGTGGACGGTTGTGCTCGTCGCCAGCGCGGCGGCCGGCATCACTGGACTCGTTTTGGGTGTGCAGGCCCTGAACCGCGCGCAGCCGCAGGACTGCGTGGTGGTTTCACCAAATCGGCCTCAGATTGTCTGTCCGTAG